A single Pseudanabaenaceae cyanobacterium SKYG29 DNA region contains:
- the cas2 gene encoding CRISPR-associated endonuclease Cas2: MLYVVSYDIPCDKRRRKVAELLEGYGQRVQYSVFECDLSEKQLEALKKRLSRRINQQDSVRIYPISAYARQRIEVWNGVDVFTAPGSFIV, from the coding sequence ATGCTCTATGTTGTCTCCTACGACATTCCTTGTGATAAGCGTCGTCGCAAGGTAGCGGAATTACTAGAGGGATACGGACAGAGGGTGCAGTATAGTGTTTTTGAATGTGACCTCTCGGAAAAGCAGTTAGAGGCTCTCAAAAAGCGCCTAAGTCGTCGCATCAACCAACAAGATAGTGTTCGTATTTACCCTATCTCCGCTTATGCTCGCCAGAGAATTGAAGTGTGGAACGGGGTGGATGTGTTTACTGCCCCAGGATCATTTATTGTCTAA
- a CDS encoding type III-B CRISPR module-associated protein Cmr3 yields the protein MFRYIISINPLGFLYGSRGRFLSPENLVGRSGAAFPPLAVAITGLFAHRESMALKDSNFAVAGPFWAYDNDLQNFFVPTPFHLLVEGNKVVHRLVWNGTKWVDSEGAKISGKFTENTWLPIKQWQNPQTVEAAPWKFIPHLHPRLAEEERTVRQDNEEGSLFLENAVQMPPNCRLIYLATDRLDNGWYRFGGEGHLVNVECVEISAAVQAILDRPVGGNFALITAAVWGSNRQSLRYPEEWERKLEALLTARPIPFRYRLGGRLSRGHYATPPGTVYVLNEGLESWYAWDENIFPKSAYSYKRWGCGLALAV from the coding sequence ATGTTCAGATACATAATCTCAATAAATCCCCTAGGCTTCCTCTATGGTAGTCGGGGACGATTTCTCTCACCTGAAAATTTGGTAGGGAGGTCAGGGGCTGCCTTTCCCCCCCTTGCTGTAGCCATTACAGGTCTATTTGCCCACAGGGAGTCTATGGCTCTAAAAGATAGTAATTTTGCAGTGGCAGGTCCATTTTGGGCATACGATAATGATTTACAGAATTTCTTTGTGCCCACCCCTTTCCATTTATTGGTTGAAGGCAACAAGGTAGTCCATCGCTTGGTCTGGAATGGTACTAAATGGGTTGACAGTGAAGGGGCAAAAATCAGTGGTAAATTTACAGAAAATACATGGCTACCAATCAAACAATGGCAAAATCCACAAACAGTAGAAGCAGCTCCCTGGAAATTCATCCCTCATCTCCATCCTCGCTTGGCAGAAGAGGAGAGAACTGTTAGGCAAGATAATGAAGAGGGAAGTTTATTTTTAGAAAATGCAGTGCAAATGCCCCCTAATTGTCGTTTAATTTACCTTGCTACGGACAGGCTAGACAATGGCTGGTATCGGTTTGGGGGAGAAGGACATCTAGTAAATGTAGAATGTGTGGAAATTTCTGCCGCTGTGCAAGCAATTCTCGATCGTCCTGTGGGTGGTAATTTTGCTCTGATTACTGCGGCTGTGTGGGGGTCTAACCGCCAATCTTTACGCTATCCTGAAGAATGGGAAAGAAAGTTGGAAGCTTTGCTAACCGCTCGTCCTATCCCTTTTCGTTACCGCTTAGGAGGTAGATTATCTAGGGGGCATTACGCCACACCTCCAGGCACTGTGTATGTATTAAATGAAGGGTTAGAAAGTTGGTATGCATGGGATGAGAATATTTTCCCCAAATCTGCTTATAGTTACAAGCGATGGGGCTGCGGATTGGCATTGGCAGTTTAG
- a CDS encoding CRISPR-associated protein Cmr2 yields the protein MFTAISFAPVQGFIERSRKLRDLYGGSFILSYLAKSICEKAKERGCEVVSPALLNVVQGTPNQIILRGNYPRQLAKEEFINTWKTICRVCREWIEARLPQYTYSWKRDWDLWGNYAWEFFWGQGDTISQARQNLTDNKRKRDWVGINWKGESSTLSGADAIAWYGMGSVSPTSRLGEINDKVVVFYKRLAETALGESFIEPEGREQLSIPELIKRMVTYYPIANKLGIDRLDIPSSFADLSRWEENVWTGWFQGDGDRIGEFLQKGIPKDREAEGLHEFSQALMDWGDKVLRPSLAEDQGRIIYAGGDDFLGVIFPEKTNKKESKSTDIGKVALTWFYEFPNLWRKHGKDITVSVGLVVAAGGVPQRDIIQHCRETEKYAKDKGKDRLGIRVLFNGGNYLQWHCPWNLLQSTLTSYRDRQGGKNWNHVYEDIATLESRHAFQRGGEQISKALLSVYFPNTDILSRVEKQIKPADLTDWTINLAKVGWHLCSDT from the coding sequence ATGTTCACGGCAATTAGTTTTGCACCTGTCCAAGGATTTATCGAAAGGTCGCGGAAGCTGCGGGACTTATACGGTGGTTCATTTATTCTCTCCTATCTAGCTAAGTCGATTTGTGAAAAGGCAAAAGAAAGGGGATGTGAAGTTGTTTCCCCCGCCTTGCTAAATGTGGTACAGGGAACGCCCAATCAAATTATCTTGCGCGGTAATTATCCCCGTCAATTAGCAAAGGAAGAATTCATCAACACATGGAAGACTATCTGTCGTGTCTGTCGGGAATGGATTGAGGCGCGTCTACCGCAGTATACTTATTCCTGGAAGCGGGACTGGGACTTGTGGGGAAATTATGCCTGGGAATTTTTCTGGGGACAGGGGGATACAATCAGTCAAGCACGACAAAACCTCACAGATAACAAGAGAAAAAGAGATTGGGTAGGGATTAACTGGAAGGGGGAGAGTTCAACTCTCTCGGGAGCAGACGCGATCGCTTGGTACGGTATGGGGAGTGTGTCTCCGACAAGCAGATTAGGAGAAATAAATGACAAGGTTGTGGTTTTCTACAAAAGATTGGCAGAGACTGCGCTAGGGGAGTCATTTATTGAACCAGAGGGGAGAGAACAACTGAGTATTCCCGAATTGATTAAACGCATGGTAACTTATTATCCGATCGCTAACAAATTAGGAATTGACAGATTAGATATACCCAGTTCTTTTGCTGATTTAAGTCGTTGGGAAGAGAATGTTTGGACAGGATGGTTTCAGGGAGATGGCGATCGCATCGGTGAGTTTTTGCAGAAAGGGATACCAAAAGATAGGGAAGCAGAAGGATTACATGAATTTAGTCAAGCCTTGATGGATTGGGGGGATAAAGTTCTACGTCCTAGCTTGGCTGAAGACCAGGGGAGAATTATTTACGCCGGTGGAGATGATTTTCTAGGAGTTATCTTCCCAGAAAAGACAAATAAAAAGGAAAGTAAATCCACAGATATTGGTAAAGTTGCTTTGACTTGGTTCTACGAATTTCCTAACCTCTGGCGCAAACACGGAAAGGATATTACTGTCAGTGTGGGTTTAGTAGTAGCAGCGGGAGGAGTACCCCAAAGAGATATTATCCAACATTGCCGAGAAACAGAAAAATATGCCAAAGACAAGGGGAAAGACCGCCTAGGAATCAGGGTGTTATTCAATGGGGGAAACTATTTACAGTGGCATTGCCCTTGGAACTTGCTGCAATCTACACTCACCAGTTATAGGGACAGACAGGGGGGAAAGAACTGGAACCATGTATATGAAGACATTGCAACTTTGGAGAGTCGTCATGCCTTCCAACGGGGAGGGGAGCAAATCAGCAAGGCACTACTTTCTGTCTATTTCCCTAATACAGATATTCTGTCACGAGTAGAAAAGCAAATTAAACCAGCAGATTTGACTGATTGGACAATTAATCTGGCAAAGGTAGGGTGGCATCTATGTTCAGATACATAA
- a CDS encoding putative CRISPR-associated protein, translating to MRQRLICTVGTSLLSNLNNKVGLETGSIKQPESWRNVSLFLLEKSNKDKVCGAEINSIASICQKGFLDRLTELTFLVSDTEEGKVTGQILKLYYENQVNPIRFDNVEVITLAGLNGKSFREFQVRGLKSLVKEISNKARIFTPETIAINATGGYKAQISFAGIIGQALDIPVYYMFEEFPEIIALPAQPVDLNLTFWFEHYPFFEQLYEEETIAKDDLVDPYQGEYYDALVDEVVVDGKSLVSLTPIGLLFHERCNLHFQRDQSVLIQHIHKDYTKPSQKRICIRHDHGEEILGQVARKLCQSPYVKEIINSLPFNTRWVNPIRRIYDNGKLELVLTRTDQGLGLCVQTTGKNKAETGAIARLLVEEYLQDYVHGN from the coding sequence ATGCGACAGCGACTTATATGTACTGTTGGTACAAGCTTGTTAAGTAACTTAAACAATAAAGTAGGACTAGAAACTGGGTCAATTAAGCAGCCAGAGAGTTGGCGAAACGTATCTCTTTTTCTACTGGAGAAATCTAATAAGGATAAAGTTTGTGGGGCAGAGATTAACTCGATCGCTAGTATATGCCAAAAAGGTTTCTTGGATAGATTAACAGAACTGACTTTTTTAGTGTCAGACACAGAGGAAGGAAAAGTTACGGGACAAATTCTGAAGCTATACTATGAAAATCAAGTAAATCCCATTAGATTTGATAACGTAGAGGTAATTACTCTAGCAGGTCTAAACGGCAAAAGTTTCAGAGAATTTCAGGTTAGGGGTCTGAAGAGTCTGGTTAAAGAAATTAGCAATAAAGCAAGAATTTTTACCCCTGAAACTATTGCCATCAATGCTACTGGGGGCTACAAGGCGCAGATTTCCTTTGCAGGGATCATCGGACAGGCGTTAGACATCCCTGTCTATTACATGTTTGAAGAATTTCCTGAAATTATTGCTTTACCTGCCCAGCCTGTAGATTTGAATCTTACTTTTTGGTTTGAACACTATCCCTTCTTTGAACAATTGTATGAGGAAGAAACCATAGCAAAAGATGACTTAGTTGATCCCTACCAAGGCGAATATTATGATGCTTTAGTTGATGAAGTAGTAGTAGATGGCAAATCTTTAGTTAGCCTAACTCCCATAGGACTGTTATTCCATGAGCGATGTAATTTACACTTTCAAAGAGACCAGTCTGTACTCATCCAACATATCCACAAAGACTATACTAAACCGAGCCAAAAGAGAATTTGTATTAGGCATGATCACGGAGAGGAAATCCTGGGGCAAGTAGCAAGAAAATTATGTCAATCACCCTATGTCAAAGAGATTATTAACTCTTTACCATTTAATACCAGGTGGGTTAATCCAATTAGAAGAATTTATGACAATGGTAAGTTGGAATTAGTTCTAACTAGAACAGATCAAGGCTTAGGTTTATGTGTACAAACAACAGGAAAAAATAAAGCAGAAACGGGAGCGATCGCTCGCTTATTAGTTGAGGAGTACTTACAGGACTATGTTCACGGCAATTAG
- a CDS encoding RAMP superfamily CRISPR-associated protein — protein sequence MYYKAYGIIETLAPLHVGASAGEETGNLNLIFCDQFTRTGIIPGSSIRGRFRADMRNGDNKGHVNKWYGSEAGNEQTTEALVKFEYASLVWLPVFCPGQPVVWISCPRLLARYKAIVGIRAEIPPPYCAARSLRARQIDTQGQNRRKILFFNLGFLEIEHESSLQEWIPPGTNLAEGSLVVVGDNDIALLHDMALYRQSRVKLADSEKKVEGGAFFNVEAIPEGSVFVFPIAIKEKGWEPFIDTNTCEMYFGGLESVGFGRCKVTLGGEYYNGMA from the coding sequence ATGTATTACAAAGCCTACGGTATCATTGAAACTCTCGCCCCTTTGCACGTGGGAGCAAGCGCAGGGGAGGAAACAGGCAACCTTAATCTCATCTTTTGTGATCAATTTACACGCACGGGGATTATTCCTGGCAGTTCTATTCGCGGTAGATTTAGGGCTGATATGCGCAATGGGGATAACAAAGGTCATGTCAACAAATGGTATGGCAGCGAGGCAGGGAATGAGCAAACTACGGAAGCACTGGTGAAGTTTGAATATGCATCTTTGGTGTGGTTACCTGTGTTTTGTCCTGGTCAACCTGTGGTGTGGATTTCCTGTCCTCGGTTGCTAGCAAGATATAAAGCGATCGTGGGTATTAGAGCAGAAATTCCCCCACCCTACTGTGCCGCACGTAGCTTAAGGGCAAGACAGATCGATACCCAAGGTCAAAACAGAAGAAAAATTCTCTTTTTTAACTTGGGCTTCCTGGAAATTGAGCACGAAAGTTCTCTACAAGAATGGATTCCCCCAGGCACAAACCTAGCAGAAGGTAGCCTGGTTGTAGTAGGAGACAATGACATCGCTTTGCTCCATGACATGGCTCTTTATCGCCAGAGTCGAGTGAAATTAGCAGACAGTGAGAAAAAAGTGGAAGGGGGAGCATTTTTCAATGTGGAAGCAATTCCCGAAGGGAGCGTCTTTGTTTTCCCTATAGCTATCAAAGAAAAGGGATGGGAACCGTTCATTGACACCAATACCTGTGAAATGTACTTCGGTGGTTTAGAGTCAGTCGGTTTTGGTAGATGTAAAGTTACTCTAGGAGGAGAATACTACAATGGCATGGCGTAG
- the csx18 gene encoding CRISPR-associated protein Csx18: MTRSNFLYAVTAKQCLLRNITLAICNGAVSLVILLIAPLGLAAVITNTFLIMVATYGVSVMFDRIFTWLQSPPKGLHSSRDSASLYRQEDVREIERDRGV, translated from the coding sequence ATGACTCGATCGAACTTTCTCTATGCGGTTACTGCCAAGCAGTGTTTGTTAAGAAACATTACGCTTGCTATTTGTAACGGGGCTGTCAGTCTAGTCATATTGCTGATTGCTCCACTGGGTCTAGCGGCTGTAATTACCAACACGTTTTTAATTATGGTTGCCACCTACGGAGTAAGTGTGATGTTTGACAGAATTTTTACCTGGTTGCAATCTCCCCCGAAGGGTTTGCACTCTAGCAGAGACAGCGCGTCCCTCTACAGGCAGGAAGATGTCCGAGAAATAGAACGCGATCGGGGTGTGTGA
- the cas1 gene encoding CRISPR-associated endonuclease Cas1, giving the protein MRTLYLIEQGTTVLLRGENLYVKDEAIPLPYLECILVFGIVQITTQVVRACLERGIPIAYLSRSGFCYGRTLPLGWYDWRVSAHQQAVSEEVLLNIARQMVAAKIANGRVLLQRQQRKRNVPDLALAIDSLGHFVGQTRFATSNAQLMGLEGAGASVYFSAWEHLLTNPDFIFIARSRRPPTNPVNAMLSFGYQVLWNHLLFAIELQQLNPFYGCLHSSHHGHAALASDLLEEFRAPIIDSLVIWLVNNRVMQPANHFEYRDGGCYLNQAGKKKFLQHFVSRMEGRLKLDEQDQPRWALIHRQVKLYREALQTGVYHPYRID; this is encoded by the coding sequence GTGAGGACTCTCTACCTGATTGAGCAGGGGACGACAGTGTTGCTGCGGGGGGAGAATCTGTATGTAAAAGACGAGGCCATTCCCCTTCCCTATTTGGAATGCATCTTGGTCTTCGGGATTGTCCAAATTACTACGCAGGTGGTACGGGCTTGCTTAGAGCGGGGTATTCCCATTGCCTATTTGTCCCGATCGGGTTTTTGTTATGGCAGGACCTTACCTCTGGGTTGGTACGATTGGCGAGTAAGCGCCCACCAGCAAGCTGTCAGTGAGGAAGTACTACTGAACATAGCCCGTCAGATGGTAGCTGCCAAGATAGCCAACGGTCGTGTGCTCCTGCAAAGGCAACAACGTAAGCGCAATGTCCCTGACCTGGCGCTGGCTATTGACTCTCTGGGGCATTTTGTGGGCCAAACCCGATTTGCTACTTCCAACGCCCAGCTGATGGGGTTAGAGGGGGCAGGGGCATCTGTTTATTTTTCTGCTTGGGAACACTTGCTAACTAATCCTGACTTTATTTTCATAGCGCGCTCTCGCCGCCCTCCTACTAACCCAGTTAATGCCATGCTCAGTTTTGGCTACCAAGTTTTGTGGAATCATCTACTGTTTGCTATAGAACTGCAACAGCTCAACCCCTTCTATGGATGTTTGCATTCCTCTCACCATGGGCATGCGGCTCTGGCTTCTGATTTACTAGAGGAATTTCGTGCTCCCATCATAGATTCATTAGTAATTTGGCTGGTCAACAATCGGGTTATGCAGCCTGCCAACCACTTTGAGTATCGGGATGGGGGGTGCTACCTCAATCAAGCTGGGAAAAAGAAATTTCTACAACATTTTGTTAGCCGCATGGAAGGTAGACTAAAATTAGACGAGCAAGACCAACCCCGTTGGGCACTAATCCATCGTCAGGTAAAGCTTTATCGTGAAGCTCTCCAGACAGGAGTCTATCACCCCTACCGCATAGATTGA